The Nitrospira sp. genome contains a region encoding:
- a CDS encoding aconitate hydratase, whose product MSLELAKKLYAKMPDLCAKAKAKFGRPLTLAEKILVSHADNFETQHWERGKAMLALRPDRVAMQDATAQMAMLQFMQAGKSKAAVPSTIHCDHLIRAEMGSEKDLLRAVDENKEVYNFLASAAKKYGIGFWKPGAGIIHQVVLENYAFPGSLIIGTDSHTPNGGGLGGLAIGVGGADAGEVMAGLPWEVLHPKLIGVRLTGKLNGWASPKDVILYLCGLLTVKGGTNKIVEYFGPGAETISATGKGTICNMGAELGATTSVFPFDQKMVAYMNITDRSDLANLAQANKALLVSDPEVYQSPEKYYDQIVEVDLSKLEPHVVGPHTPDLARPISKLAEEAKEKGYPVELKAALIGSCTNSSYEDISRSAHIAQQGLKAGLKAKTSFLVSPGSERIYHTMKRDGFLETFENLGGTVLSNSCGPCIGQWKRADGVKGKADSIVSSFNRNFPGRNDGINETLSFLASPEVVTAYALSGDLRFDPVNQKLKAADGKEFILEPPVGEELPAKGFAKGEEGYVAPADNGDALTVDIPPTSERLQLLQPFPRWDGKDLEKLPLLIKTKGKTTTDHISPAGPWLKFRGHLDKISDNMFLGANSAFASEPGKGTNVLTGESNLTIAQIARAYKAKGIGSIVVGDENYGEGSSREHAAMSPRFLNVRAVITKSFARIHETNLKKQGILPLTFADPKDYEKIEMNDRLSVVDLANLAPGKPVTVVIHKTGGDVKIQANHSMTAQQLTWFKAGSALNALN is encoded by the coding sequence ATGTCACTCGAGCTCGCGAAAAAGCTCTACGCCAAGATGCCGGATCTTTGCGCAAAGGCAAAGGCGAAATTCGGCCGTCCCTTGACGTTGGCGGAGAAGATTCTCGTTTCGCATGCCGATAACTTCGAGACGCAACACTGGGAACGTGGCAAAGCCATGCTGGCGCTGCGCCCCGATCGTGTGGCGATGCAGGATGCCACGGCGCAGATGGCGATGCTTCAATTTATGCAAGCCGGAAAAAGTAAAGCGGCCGTGCCGAGCACGATCCATTGTGATCATTTGATTCGCGCTGAAATGGGGTCCGAAAAGGATCTGCTTCGCGCGGTGGATGAAAACAAGGAGGTCTATAACTTCCTGGCCTCAGCAGCCAAGAAATATGGGATCGGGTTCTGGAAGCCAGGCGCCGGGATTATTCACCAAGTGGTGCTCGAAAACTATGCGTTCCCCGGCAGTTTGATCATCGGCACCGACTCTCACACGCCCAACGGCGGTGGATTGGGCGGGTTGGCGATCGGCGTCGGCGGCGCTGACGCAGGTGAGGTTATGGCCGGTTTGCCATGGGAGGTGTTGCATCCGAAACTCATCGGTGTCCGTCTGACCGGCAAATTGAACGGTTGGGCCTCGCCGAAGGACGTGATCCTCTACCTGTGCGGCCTGCTGACGGTCAAGGGCGGAACCAATAAGATCGTCGAATATTTTGGACCCGGCGCGGAGACGATCAGTGCGACAGGGAAAGGCACCATCTGCAACATGGGGGCCGAACTCGGGGCGACAACGTCCGTGTTCCCGTTTGACCAAAAGATGGTTGCCTACATGAACATCACGGACCGATCCGATCTGGCCAATTTGGCTCAGGCCAACAAGGCACTCCTTGTGTCCGATCCAGAAGTGTATCAGTCGCCGGAGAAATACTACGATCAGATCGTCGAAGTCGACCTGTCGAAGCTAGAGCCGCATGTCGTCGGTCCACACACCCCGGACCTCGCACGACCAATTTCGAAGCTGGCTGAAGAAGCGAAGGAAAAGGGGTATCCGGTTGAATTGAAGGCGGCCCTGATCGGGAGCTGTACCAATTCTTCCTATGAAGACATCAGCCGGTCCGCGCACATCGCCCAGCAGGGTCTCAAGGCCGGGTTGAAAGCGAAGACCTCGTTTCTCGTGTCGCCGGGATCCGAGCGCATTTATCACACGATGAAGCGGGATGGTTTTCTGGAGACGTTCGAAAATCTTGGGGGCACCGTGCTGTCGAATTCGTGCGGCCCCTGCATCGGGCAGTGGAAACGCGCCGACGGCGTGAAGGGGAAGGCGGATTCGATCGTCAGCTCCTTCAACCGGAATTTCCCGGGTCGTAACGACGGCATTAACGAGACATTGTCGTTCTTGGCCAGCCCGGAAGTCGTGACGGCCTACGCGCTGTCCGGTGATCTCCGATTCGATCCGGTCAACCAGAAGCTGAAGGCTGCCGACGGGAAGGAATTCATACTCGAACCGCCGGTGGGAGAAGAGCTTCCGGCCAAAGGGTTCGCCAAGGGTGAAGAAGGGTACGTGGCGCCGGCTGATAACGGCGATGCCTTGACCGTCGACATTCCACCGACCAGTGAACGGCTGCAATTGCTGCAACCGTTCCCGCGTTGGGATGGGAAGGACTTGGAGAAGTTGCCGTTATTGATCAAGACCAAAGGGAAGACCACGACCGATCACATCTCTCCTGCCGGTCCGTGGCTCAAGTTTCGCGGACATCTGGACAAGATCAGCGATAATATGTTCCTCGGCGCAAACAGCGCATTCGCATCCGAGCCGGGCAAGGGCACGAACGTATTGACCGGCGAATCCAACCTCACGATCGCGCAGATCGCCCGAGCATACAAGGCAAAGGGCATCGGATCGATCGTCGTCGGCGACGAGAATTACGGCGAAGGCAGCAGCCGGGAACATGCCGCCATGTCGCCGCGGTTCTTGAATGTGCGGGCGGTGATCACGAAGAGCTTCGCGCGCATCCACGAGACAAATCTCAAGAAGCAGGGCATCCTGCCGTTGACTTTCGCCGATCCCAAGGACTACGAGAAGATCGAGATGAACGATCGGCTCAGCGTCGTGGACTTGGCGAACCTGGCGCCGGGTAAGCCGGTGACGGTGGTCATTCACAAGACCGGCGGCGATGTGAAGATCCAAGCGAACCACAGCATGACAGCACAACAACTAACCTGGTTTAAGGCCGGTTCCGCGTTGAACGCGCTGAACTAA
- the mutM gene encoding bifunctional DNA-formamidopyrimidine glycosylase/DNA-(apurinic or apyrimidinic site) lyase yields the protein MPELPEAEVVARQIRSCLLGAQLRDVWVGRADIVRSGLTSLSLYRGAILQSVDRYGKSVVLGFVNERAWRYVVAELGMTGLLLFRSVSTKHPQHIHVRLVFEGASEPELRYWNPRRFGRLSLLDKTGLEHYLARRFGVDPLSVSQQDFVRVSRERRGRLKPLLMHQQVIAGIGNIYANEILFRAGLHPNMPVNRLSVGKVERLYKIMREVLGEAIACGGSSVRDFFAPDGTEGQYKRQHLVYGKEGQPCPNQCGRVIRRLQSERSSFLCPHCQSLRFPRERTMQ from the coding sequence ATGCCGGAGCTGCCAGAAGCAGAAGTCGTTGCCCGACAGATTCGTTCTTGCCTTCTCGGTGCACAACTGCGCGATGTGTGGGTCGGACGGGCCGATATTGTACGGTCGGGACTCACGTCCTTGTCCCTGTATCGCGGTGCCATCTTGCAGTCTGTCGATCGATACGGAAAGAGTGTTGTCTTGGGTTTTGTGAATGAACGAGCCTGGCGCTATGTGGTGGCCGAGCTTGGGATGACCGGACTGCTCCTGTTCCGGTCGGTGTCCACCAAGCATCCACAGCATATACATGTCAGACTAGTGTTCGAGGGTGCGAGTGAACCGGAACTGCGATACTGGAACCCTCGTCGATTCGGCCGGCTCTCACTGCTGGACAAGACGGGGCTTGAGCACTATCTTGCTCGCCGATTCGGAGTGGACCCGCTCTCTGTCTCGCAGCAGGACTTCGTGAGAGTCTCGCGAGAACGTCGTGGCCGGCTGAAGCCGCTCTTGATGCATCAGCAGGTCATTGCCGGCATCGGGAACATCTACGCGAATGAGATTCTCTTTAGAGCCGGTCTACACCCGAATATGCCGGTCAACCGGCTTTCCGTGGGGAAAGTTGAACGGCTCTACAAGATCATGCGTGAGGTCCTTGGGGAGGCGATCGCCTGCGGGGGGTCGAGCGTGCGAGATTTTTTTGCTCCTGATGGAACAGAGGGGCAATACAAACGTCAGCATCTGGTCTACGGAAAGGAAGGGCAGCCCTGTCCCAATCAATGTGGCAGAGTGATTCGACGGCTTCAAAGTGAACGAAGCTCCTTTTTGTGCCCTCACTGTCAATCGTTACGATTCCCACGGGAAAGGACTATGCAGTAG
- a CDS encoding NADP-dependent isocitrate dehydrogenase, protein MAQADKIIYTKTDEAPMLATYSFLPIINAFSKAAGVSVELRDISLAGRVIAVFPEYLTPAQKQHDALAELGEMAKTPEANIIKLPNISASIPQLVATIKELQSQGYKLPDYPENPKDDKEKDIKARYDKVKGSAVNPVLREGNSDRRAPLSVKAYARKHPHKMGAWPSDSKTHVSHMKGGDFRSNEKSLTIPAATTAKIEFVGADGKVTVLKEKIALQAGEVLDATYMSVKALRKFLEEQIEDAQKQGVLFSLHMKATMMKVSDPKIFGHAVTVFYKDVFEKHGETLKKLGVDPDNGLGDLYAKIKSLPDDQRKAIEADIQAVYKKRPPMAMVNSDKGITNLHVPSDIIIDASMPPVIRDSGKMWNPEGKLQDVKCVIPDSSYAPVYHEVVEFCKKNGAFDPRTMGTIPNVGLMAQAAEEYGSHDKTFKAPGNGTIRIVDAAGTTLHEHQVEEGDIWRACQVKDAPIQDWVKLAVSRARATGAPAVFWLNKDRAHDAELIKKVNAYLPKHDTTGLEIKIMTPADACRFSIERMKDGKDTISCTGNVLRDYLTDLFPILEIGTSAKMLSIVPLLNGGGLFETGAGGSAPKHVQQFQEEGYLRWDSLGEFLALAASLEHLAKVGNNSVAKILADTLDQANAQFLESNKSPARKVGEIDNRGSHFYLALYWAQALAAQTADKKIAERFQKIAKDLGDNEKTIDQELLAAQGKPQDVGGYYHPDDAKASKAMRPSATLNKIIDAIA, encoded by the coding sequence ATGGCACAAGCAGACAAGATTATCTATACAAAGACTGACGAAGCGCCGATGTTGGCAACCTATTCGTTCCTCCCGATCATCAACGCCTTCTCAAAGGCGGCAGGGGTGTCGGTGGAACTGCGTGACATTTCGCTCGCGGGCCGTGTGATCGCGGTGTTCCCGGAGTACTTGACTCCGGCGCAGAAGCAGCATGATGCTCTGGCCGAATTGGGCGAGATGGCCAAGACACCTGAAGCCAACATCATCAAATTGCCGAACATCAGCGCGTCGATTCCGCAGTTGGTGGCAACGATCAAGGAATTGCAGAGCCAGGGGTACAAACTGCCGGACTATCCGGAAAATCCGAAAGATGACAAGGAAAAAGACATCAAGGCCCGCTACGACAAAGTGAAAGGGAGCGCAGTCAACCCCGTATTGCGTGAGGGGAACTCGGACCGCCGCGCTCCGCTCTCTGTGAAGGCCTACGCACGGAAGCATCCCCACAAAATGGGCGCTTGGCCGTCGGATTCCAAGACCCACGTCTCTCATATGAAGGGTGGCGATTTCCGCTCGAACGAAAAATCACTCACGATCCCCGCTGCGACGACGGCGAAGATCGAGTTCGTCGGCGCGGACGGCAAGGTGACGGTACTGAAAGAGAAGATCGCCTTGCAGGCCGGTGAAGTGCTGGATGCGACCTACATGAGCGTGAAAGCCTTGCGGAAGTTCTTGGAAGAGCAGATCGAGGATGCCCAGAAGCAGGGGGTGCTTTTCTCGCTCCACATGAAGGCCACCATGATGAAGGTCTCGGACCCAAAGATCTTCGGCCATGCCGTGACGGTCTTCTACAAGGACGTCTTCGAGAAGCATGGAGAGACACTGAAGAAGCTGGGTGTCGATCCGGATAACGGCCTCGGTGATCTGTACGCCAAGATCAAGTCGCTGCCGGACGATCAGCGCAAGGCGATCGAAGCCGACATTCAAGCGGTTTACAAGAAGCGGCCTCCCATGGCGATGGTGAACAGTGACAAGGGCATTACCAATCTTCATGTGCCGAGCGACATCATCATTGATGCCTCCATGCCGCCGGTCATCCGCGATTCCGGTAAGATGTGGAATCCTGAGGGCAAGCTGCAGGATGTTAAGTGTGTGATTCCCGATTCGAGCTACGCGCCGGTGTATCACGAGGTCGTCGAGTTCTGTAAGAAGAATGGCGCCTTCGATCCCCGTACTATGGGAACGATTCCGAACGTCGGTCTGATGGCCCAGGCGGCCGAGGAATACGGTTCGCACGACAAAACCTTCAAGGCCCCCGGGAACGGCACGATCCGCATCGTCGACGCAGCCGGGACGACCCTGCATGAGCACCAGGTCGAGGAAGGCGACATTTGGCGCGCTTGCCAGGTGAAGGATGCGCCGATCCAGGATTGGGTCAAATTGGCGGTGAGCCGTGCAAGGGCGACGGGAGCTCCCGCCGTGTTTTGGTTGAACAAGGATCGCGCGCACGACGCTGAGCTGATCAAGAAGGTGAATGCCTACTTGCCGAAGCACGACACAACCGGTCTCGAGATCAAGATCATGACACCGGCCGATGCCTGCCGCTTCTCGATTGAACGGATGAAGGACGGCAAGGATACGATTTCCTGCACGGGCAACGTGCTGCGTGACTATCTCACGGACTTGTTCCCGATTCTCGAGATCGGGACCAGCGCCAAGATGCTCTCGATCGTTCCGTTGTTGAACGGCGGTGGACTGTTCGAGACGGGCGCGGGTGGATCGGCGCCGAAGCATGTGCAGCAGTTCCAGGAAGAGGGCTATCTACGGTGGGACTCGCTCGGAGAGTTCCTTGCGTTGGCGGCCTCGCTGGAGCACCTCGCGAAGGTGGGAAACAATTCGGTAGCGAAAATTCTGGCGGATACGCTGGATCAGGCCAATGCGCAGTTCCTGGAGAGCAACAAGTCTCCAGCCCGCAAGGTCGGGGAGATCGACAACCGCGGCAGCCACTTCTATCTCGCACTCTATTGGGCGCAGGCGCTTGCAGCGCAAACTGCGGACAAGAAGATCGCGGAGAGGTTCCAAAAGATCGCGAAGGATCTAGGTGACAACGAAAAGACGATCGATCAGGAGTTGCTTGCGGCGCAGGGCAAGCCTCAGGATGTCGGTGGGTATTATCACCCGGACGATGCCAAGGCTTCCAAGGCGATGCGCCCGAGCGCAACCTTAAACAAGATCATCGACGCGATCGCCTAA
- a CDS encoding dual specificity protein phosphatase family protein — MHVITDNLLVGSVDDAQEPPATVGTLLLVAEEFSITPAPWVDYRRIPLREFAKADPTKLMEAVQWLELRAPTSRTLVCCRAGMGRSVSVVMAYLCCVEGRTYDETLKLVMARRPGAMPLPNLQVAIERVRQLRRAGNPPVPQS, encoded by the coding sequence ATGCATGTGATTACGGACAATCTGTTGGTGGGGAGCGTCGATGATGCGCAGGAGCCTCCTGCCACGGTCGGCACGCTCTTACTCGTGGCCGAGGAGTTTTCAATCACGCCGGCTCCTTGGGTGGACTATCGACGGATTCCCCTTCGAGAGTTTGCCAAAGCCGATCCCACCAAGCTGATGGAAGCCGTACAATGGCTTGAATTGCGCGCACCAACAAGCCGAACGCTGGTCTGCTGTCGAGCTGGAATGGGGCGCTCGGTTTCCGTGGTCATGGCATATCTGTGTTGCGTGGAAGGCCGGACCTACGATGAGACGTTGAAGTTGGTCATGGCTCGACGACCCGGCGCCATGCCGTTGCCGAATCTTCAAGTGGCGATCGAACGGGTTCGCCAACTCCGACGTGCCGGTAATCCTCCCGTCCCTCAGTCGTGA
- a CDS encoding (2Fe-2S)-binding protein: MAQEDTNVIDQPEVMKPRMVTIEIAGKKVEVPEGITVIKAMWYAGQEVVRGVGCLGGFCGACATYYRTKDDPKVRTCLACQTAVQDGMCFTMMPPFPARKATYDIQKLQDPKQDLFNFYPEAPLCRNCNACTEACPQQIDVREGVWKAVFGDFKSVSEMFMDCVMCGMCTPVCIADIAPNLVALYVSRAQGAHFTEKPVGLDTRIKEIQDGRFSDEWNRILKMSEKELADHCATVK; the protein is encoded by the coding sequence ATGGCTCAAGAAGACACCAATGTAATCGATCAACCTGAGGTGATGAAGCCTCGGATGGTGACGATCGAAATCGCCGGCAAGAAGGTGGAAGTGCCGGAAGGAATCACCGTCATCAAGGCGATGTGGTATGCCGGCCAAGAAGTCGTCCGTGGTGTCGGCTGCCTTGGTGGATTCTGCGGCGCGTGCGCGACCTACTATAGGACGAAGGACGATCCGAAAGTCAGGACCTGTCTGGCCTGCCAGACGGCGGTGCAAGATGGAATGTGCTTTACGATGATGCCGCCGTTCCCGGCGCGCAAGGCCACGTACGATATCCAGAAGCTCCAAGATCCGAAGCAAGACTTGTTCAATTTCTACCCGGAAGCGCCGCTTTGCCGGAATTGCAATGCCTGTACGGAAGCCTGTCCGCAGCAAATCGATGTCCGCGAAGGGGTGTGGAAAGCCGTCTTCGGTGACTTCAAGAGTGTCTCCGAGATGTTCATGGACTGCGTCATGTGCGGCATGTGCACGCCGGTCTGTATCGCAGACATCGCGCCGAATCTTGTGGCGCTGTACGTGAGCCGGGCGCAGGGAGCGCATTTCACCGAGAAGCCGGTGGGACTCGATACCCGTATCAAGGAAATTCAGGATGGCCGGTTCAGCGACGAGTGGAACAGGATTCTCAAGATGAGTGAGAAGGAACTAGCCGATCATTGTGCGACGGTGAAATAG
- a CDS encoding ferredoxin oxidoreductase, which translates to MSETEVKTNPQGDPITSVAVPKSDGKKDPHGEAKRQRVVTPEYMFHEAPRTKEFITGSEAAKEAIRRSNVDLAIAYPITPQSETMQLVGVLYGEGYVKEYYRGEEEVGVMAAIAGGSRAGVRCYTATAGPGTLRGLEGIASWPGHRLPVVAMFTCRVVNAPLAIQPDNIEVSYLLNCGMIVFHAENQQDMFDFTMAGFTISEKNDVTLPVGVCCDGFFVTHARGYVRMQDRGIKLPGREAWRGAVPVLDAENPPARLSRDAPVQKSNFMAYNIHAVWQQEVWAAVERSRKYIDRYMGGLLTAENVDDAEVIIIASGSAAAQSREAVRLCKEKGMKVGLIKVRSLRPFPTKELRQLCVKAKLIVVPEFNYVGWLAKEVATAIYGFSNAKIIGGPRVYGGQSMPVELIVDEVESGVSGKKSTNVAMSQIMGGVVNPDEVAHFMRSI; encoded by the coding sequence ATGAGCGAGACCGAAGTCAAAACCAATCCACAGGGCGATCCGATTACCAGCGTGGCCGTGCCTAAGTCAGATGGGAAGAAAGATCCCCATGGCGAGGCCAAAAGGCAGCGGGTCGTGACGCCGGAATATATGTTTCACGAGGCGCCTCGGACTAAAGAGTTCATTACCGGCAGTGAAGCGGCGAAGGAGGCGATCCGACGCTCAAATGTGGATTTGGCCATTGCCTATCCCATCACGCCGCAGAGCGAAACGATGCAGCTCGTCGGCGTACTCTACGGGGAAGGCTATGTGAAGGAGTATTATCGTGGCGAAGAAGAAGTTGGCGTCATGGCCGCTATCGCCGGCGGGTCTCGTGCAGGGGTCCGTTGCTACACTGCCACTGCCGGCCCCGGTACGTTACGCGGCCTTGAAGGTATCGCTTCCTGGCCAGGCCACCGTCTTCCGGTCGTCGCCATGTTTACCTGCCGAGTTGTCAACGCTCCACTCGCTATTCAGCCGGATAACATCGAAGTGTCCTATTTGCTCAACTGCGGTATGATTGTGTTTCACGCTGAAAATCAGCAGGACATGTTCGATTTTACGATGGCGGGCTTCACGATCAGCGAAAAGAATGACGTGACGTTGCCCGTCGGTGTCTGCTGTGATGGCTTCTTTGTCACCCATGCCCGTGGCTACGTTCGCATGCAGGATCGAGGAATCAAACTGCCTGGTCGAGAGGCATGGCGCGGGGCGGTTCCAGTCCTGGATGCAGAAAATCCTCCGGCCCGGTTATCGCGCGATGCCCCGGTTCAGAAGTCCAATTTCATGGCGTACAATATTCACGCTGTCTGGCAGCAGGAAGTCTGGGCAGCGGTCGAGCGCTCAAGGAAATATATCGATCGGTACATGGGCGGATTGCTGACGGCTGAAAATGTTGATGATGCCGAAGTGATCATCATTGCGTCCGGCAGCGCAGCCGCGCAATCGCGCGAAGCGGTTCGTCTCTGCAAGGAAAAGGGTATGAAGGTCGGGCTGATCAAGGTCCGCTCCCTCCGCCCGTTTCCGACGAAGGAACTGCGCCAATTGTGCGTGAAGGCCAAGCTCATCGTGGTCCCAGAATTCAACTACGTCGGCTGGCTGGCGAAGGAAGTGGCAACCGCCATCTATGGCTTCTCCAACGCAAAAATCATCGGCGGGCCGCGCGTGTACGGCGGTCAGTCCATGCCGGTGGAGTTGATCGTAGACGAAGTCGAATCCGGTGTGAGCGGTAAGAAATCCACCAACGTCGCGATGTCGCAGATAATGGGCGGGGTGGTCAATCCTGACGAGGTTGCTCACTTTATGCGCAGCATCTGA
- a CDS encoding ATP citrate lyase — MSILANKDTRVVIQGGAAGVNAARRMAEFCYLIKRPLNVEAFVYPPDAGKTNEIPYGSGLMAIPIYKTIAEATKNHSTINTSLVYIGADRAMKGAMEALDDSHIKVVSMITEGVPEKDAKLLGAHARKLGKVFNGPSSIGIISAGACRLGVIGGAFDNLVLSKLYREGSFGVITKSGGLSNEIIWICSQFADGITTAIGIGGDAYPGTDYVSYLEMFENDPQTKAVVIVGEMGGDLEERAAEWYGAKKRRVKLIGVVSGFCQESLPKGMKFGHAGAKEGMKGEGSARSKSDALKKAGAIVPPTFGALGPAIKDAYQELLKSGQIKEIIEPVSLPKLPKTVEEAIKADEVMVAPLIRTTISDDRGDEPCYDGYPASELINKGYEIPHVIGLLWDKRLISKQEAEIIKRIMMLSADHGPCVSGAYATILAACAGIGLSQAVAAGLIMIGPRFGGAVTDAGRWFKYAVDNKMNVDEFLAYMKKNVGPVPGIGHRVKSLRNPDKRVKELVGYVKSLHIKTPCLDFALQVEQVTAAKKDNLILNVDGTMAAVLVDLGFPVDSLNGFFILSRTIGLIGHWVDQKRQDSRLIRLFDYLVNYAAPKRREVPPLK, encoded by the coding sequence ATGAGTATTCTAGCCAATAAAGACACCCGCGTGGTGATCCAGGGTGGCGCCGCGGGCGTCAATGCAGCCCGCCGTATGGCAGAGTTCTGCTATCTGATCAAGCGTCCGCTCAACGTCGAGGCGTTCGTCTATCCGCCGGACGCCGGCAAAACCAACGAAATTCCGTACGGCAGCGGCTTGATGGCGATCCCGATCTATAAGACTATTGCTGAAGCGACCAAGAACCATTCGACGATCAACACCAGCCTCGTCTATATCGGCGCGGACCGCGCGATGAAGGGCGCGATGGAAGCGCTGGATGACTCCCACATCAAGGTGGTCTCAATGATCACAGAGGGAGTGCCGGAAAAAGACGCGAAGCTGCTTGGCGCGCATGCCCGCAAGCTCGGCAAGGTGTTCAACGGTCCCTCCTCGATCGGAATCATCTCCGCCGGTGCGTGCCGGTTGGGAGTGATCGGCGGAGCGTTCGATAACCTGGTGCTGTCGAAGTTGTATCGTGAGGGTTCGTTCGGCGTCATTACGAAGTCGGGCGGTTTGTCCAACGAGATCATCTGGATCTGCTCGCAGTTTGCGGACGGTATTACGACGGCCATCGGGATCGGCGGTGATGCCTATCCCGGCACCGACTATGTGAGCTATCTCGAAATGTTTGAGAACGATCCACAGACGAAAGCCGTCGTGATCGTCGGTGAAATGGGTGGGGACCTCGAAGAGCGGGCTGCCGAGTGGTATGGAGCCAAGAAACGACGGGTCAAGCTGATCGGTGTCGTCTCCGGATTCTGCCAGGAAAGTTTACCGAAGGGGATGAAGTTTGGCCATGCCGGCGCCAAGGAAGGGATGAAGGGAGAAGGGTCGGCCAGGTCCAAGTCGGATGCGCTCAAGAAGGCCGGTGCCATCGTCCCTCCGACATTCGGCGCTCTTGGACCTGCCATCAAGGACGCGTATCAGGAACTCTTGAAATCCGGTCAGATCAAAGAAATCATCGAGCCTGTCAGTCTTCCCAAGCTCCCCAAAACCGTCGAAGAAGCGATCAAGGCGGACGAAGTCATGGTGGCGCCCCTCATCCGCACGACGATCAGCGACGATCGCGGTGACGAACCGTGCTATGACGGCTATCCAGCCTCCGAACTCATCAACAAGGGTTACGAAATCCCGCACGTCATCGGTTTACTGTGGGACAAGCGGCTGATCTCGAAGCAAGAGGCCGAAATCATCAAGCGAATTATGATGCTATCAGCCGACCATGGCCCCTGTGTCAGCGGGGCCTATGCGACGATTCTGGCCGCCTGCGCCGGGATCGGGCTGTCGCAAGCCGTGGCTGCCGGATTGATTATGATTGGACCTCGCTTTGGAGGCGCGGTCACGGACGCCGGTCGCTGGTTCAAATATGCGGTCGACAACAAGATGAACGTGGATGAGTTCCTGGCCTACATGAAGAAGAACGTCGGGCCTGTGCCCGGTATCGGCCACCGGGTAAAAAGCTTGCGCAATCCGGACAAGCGAGTGAAGGAACTCGTCGGCTATGTGAAGAGTCTCCATATCAAGACGCCCTGTCTCGATTTCGCCTTGCAAGTTGAGCAGGTGACGGCGGCCAAGAAAGACAATCTGATTCTGAACGTGGATGGGACGATGGCGGCTGTTCTGGTCGATCTCGGCTTCCCAGTCGACAGCTTGAACGGCTTCTTTATTCTCTCGCGCACGATCGGGTTGATCGGCCACTGGGTCGATCAGAAGCGACAGGACAGCCGGTTGATTCGGCTATTCGATTACCTGGTGAACTACGCGGCGCCGAAGCGGCGGGAAGTACCGCCGTTAAAATAG
- a CDS encoding ATP citrate lyase, whose translation MAKVLEGPGMGLMKKWGIHVPNYVVVTSADELAKLGQANDWMKNSKLVAKAHEALGSRFKLGLVKVGLDLAGAVAATKEMIGRQVGSITVSQVIVSEMIPHKEEYYCAVKSTREGSEILVANCGGIEVESNWDRVKRLCLEVGQAPTHEALEKLSKDAGFTGALSKKMADFAGKMFTCFDTEDAQYLEVNPVVIREHDGELVALDAVTLLDGDAKFRHPDWNFQFAAEFGRAYSKDEMEVMAVDSKIKGSVKFIEIPGGDTAMLPAGGGASVYYSDAVVARGGKLANYAEYSGDPPDWAVEVLTEKVCSLPGIKNIIVGGAIANFTDVKKTFGGIINGFRKAKGDGKMKNVKIWVRRGGPREKEGLDAMRALKDEGFDIHVFDRNTPLTDIVDKALHK comes from the coding sequence ATGGCTAAGGTGTTGGAAGGCCCCGGGATGGGGCTGATGAAGAAGTGGGGCATTCATGTTCCCAATTATGTCGTCGTCACTTCCGCAGACGAACTTGCCAAGCTCGGACAAGCCAATGATTGGATGAAGAACTCCAAGCTGGTCGCGAAGGCGCATGAGGCCCTTGGGTCGCGCTTCAAACTCGGTCTGGTGAAGGTCGGGCTTGATCTCGCCGGTGCGGTGGCTGCGACCAAGGAAATGATTGGTCGTCAGGTCGGCAGTATCACAGTCAGCCAGGTCATCGTCTCCGAAATGATCCCTCACAAGGAAGAATACTATTGCGCGGTAAAGTCCACACGGGAAGGCAGCGAGATCCTCGTCGCGAACTGCGGTGGAATCGAAGTCGAATCGAACTGGGATCGGGTGAAGCGGTTGTGCCTCGAAGTCGGGCAGGCTCCCACCCACGAAGCGCTGGAAAAGCTTTCAAAAGACGCAGGTTTTACCGGTGCACTGAGCAAGAAGATGGCCGATTTCGCCGGCAAGATGTTCACCTGTTTCGACACCGAAGATGCGCAGTATCTCGAAGTGAATCCGGTCGTGATCCGGGAGCACGACGGCGAATTGGTGGCGCTTGACGCGGTCACCCTCCTTGACGGTGACGCCAAATTCCGCCATCCGGATTGGAACTTCCAGTTTGCCGCTGAGTTCGGCCGTGCCTACTCCAAAGACGAAATGGAGGTCATGGCGGTCGATTCAAAAATCAAGGGGTCGGTCAAGTTCATCGAAATTCCTGGCGGCGATACGGCGATGCTCCCAGCCGGCGGCGGTGCAAGCGTGTATTATTCTGATGCCGTTGTGGCTCGTGGCGGGAAGCTTGCCAACTATGCCGAGTATTCCGGCGATCCTCCTGACTGGGCCGTCGAAGTCCTGACGGAGAAGGTCTGTTCCTTGCCCGGGATCAAAAACATTATTGTCGGCGGCGCGATTGCGAACTTCACGGATGTGAAAAAAACGTTTGGAGGCATTATCAACGGCTTCCGTAAGGCAAAGGGCGACGGCAAGATGAAAAACGTCAAGATTTGGGTCCGCCGTGGGGGACCTCGTGAAAAAGAAGGTCTTGACGCGATGCGCGCGCTCAAGGACGAGGGCTTCGACATCCACGTCTTCGACCGCAACACCCCGCTGACGGATATTGTCGACAAAGCGTTGCATAAGTAA